AATCTTTCCGCGAGAAAAGTTTCTTATGGTGGGCCCGCGGGGATTCGAACCCCGGACCTCCACCTTGTCAGGGTGGCGTCATAACCAGTCTAGACCACGGGCCCAGCCCAAATGTTGGTGGACCGGCCGGGATTTGAACCCGGGGCCTCCGCCTTGCCAAGGCGGCGCTCATACCAGGCTGAGCTACCGGCCCACTCCCATCGACGCCGTAATCACCTATCTGGGGGGGTTTATAAATTTTGCGGTTGGGATATCTTTCAGATACCCATCGAAAAGCTAATATGGTGTTCTGTGAATACCGAAACGGTGATTGGCATGAATCCCGTCGAAGAGGCTCTGAAGATTAAGGAGCAGATTATCTCCTGGAGAAGGGACTTCCACATGTATCCTGAGCTAAAGTACGAGGAGGAGAGGACGTCGAAGATTGTAGAGGAACACCTGCGTGAGTGGGGCTACAGGGTAAAGCGCGTCGGGACGGGCATCATAGCGGACATCGGGGAGGGCGAGAAGACGATAGCCCTCCGCGCCGACATGGACGCCCTGCCGATTCAGGAGGAGAACGACGTTCCCTACAAGTCCAGAATTCCCGGAAAGATGCACGCCTGCGGTCATGACGCCCACACTGCGATGCTCCTCGGGGCGGCAAAAATAATAGCCGAGCACGCCGAGGAGTTCAACGGCAGGGTAAGGCTCATCTTCCAGCCGGCGGAGGAAGGTGGCAACGGAGCGGTTAAGATGATTGAGGGTGGCGCTTTGGAAGGCGTTGACGCAATCTTCGGCTTCCACGTGTGGATAGACCTCCCGAGCGGAATAATTGGAATCCAGGAAGGGCCGTTCATGGCGGGGGCTGGAATATTCTCCGCCAGGATAACGGGCAGGGGCGGACACGGGGCTTCCCCCCACCAGACGGTTGACCCAATTCCCATATCAGCGGAGACGATACTGGCCCTTCAGACGATAGTGAGCAGGAACGTTTCCCCGATCGAGACAGGAGTGGTCAGCGTCACGGCGGTGCACGCTGGAACGGCCTTCAACGTGATTCCTGAGGAAGTCGAGATGAAGGGTACGATAAGATTCTTCAAGCCTGAGATAGGGGATCTTATCCAGAGGCGCATACGGGAGATATTCAGGGGCGTCGCCATGGCCCACGGTGCCTCCTACGAGCTCTCAATAGAGGAGCTCGTCCCACCGACGATTAACGACGCTGAGATGGCAAGGTTTGCCAGAAGAGTCGCCGAGAAGTATGGCATTAGGCACGGAGGTGTTGAACCGACGATGGGTGCGGAAGATTTTGCCTTCTACCTCCAGAAAGTTCCCGGGGCTTTCCTAACGCTCGGGATCCGCAACGAGGAGAAGGGGATAATTCACCCGCACCACCACCCGCGCTTTGACGTGGACGAGGACGTGCTTTACCTCGGAACGGCCATGGAGGTTGCCCTAGCTCTGGAGTTCCTCAGGTGAGGGGCTTTCCCATTATTTTAACTTCCCCAACCTTTTCCACCCCAAAGCTCCTAGTTCCGCGCTGGAGGACGGTTAAAACCCCCTCAAAGCCAAGGACCTTTGCCCGCCCGAGGACGGGTTTAACGTCTTCAATCCTCCCCCACAGGAGAAGTGCAACCCCCTCCCTGCCGGGAAGGTTTCTGAGGGCGTAGTAGGAGTCCCCGCTCTTTCCTGCTTCGACCGTGTAGTGAATGCCAGCGATGTTGTCCCCGAATGCTGAGAAGAACACGCTGTAGGAGCTCTGGAAGCGTCCTGCAACCAGTTCAAGGTTTTTAACGTTCTGCCAGCTGAATTCAAGAACCTCCGTCCGTCCCATGCCCTTTGCATGAACCCACACTATGGTTCCATCAAAGAGCTCAACGTTGAAGCCGAGCCTCTCGTAAAAGCCCTTGGCTTCATCGTCGGGCTGAACCGTCAGCATCTCCGCACCCCTCTCCCGGGCAACGTCCTCGACGAACTCCACTAGGGCCCTTCCTATTCCCCTACCCCTGTAATCGGGGTGAACTTCGATGACGTCAACGTGGGCTATCCTCATCTGCCTTCCCAAAACGGGCTCCTCCGAGAAAAGGACCTCAACTTCACCAACGATTTTCCCGTCAAGCTCGGCAACAGCAACGAGCTGGTCGTCGAGGAGAAGGTTGTTGATGTGAACCGCTAGGGTCTCAACGCTCGTCCACGGGCCACCCTTCGTGTAGCGCTCGTAGAGACTGCCCTTCAAATTCTCTCCGGCGGTATGGAGCTCAACAATACCTCTAACGTCTTCAAGGGTCGCCAAGCGGATCCTCATCGCCCTCACCGAGGTAGCCGAACTTCCGGAGAATGTGAATTATAGCCTCGGCACCGCCGTCGCCGTAGGGCTTCCGGGTTACGTAGTCGGCCTCTCTTTTCACGCTCTCGGGGGCCTGGGCTATGGCAACACGGTAACCGACGACGCGGAAGGCGTCGAGGTCGTTCTCCCCATCGCCGACGTGCGCCACCTCGCTCGGCTTTATCCCTAAAAACTCGCAGGCCTTCTCAATCCCAGTCCCCTTGTTTATCCAGGGCTTCTTGACGTGGATTGCGAAGCCCGAATCGACGGCTATTAGGTTAAGCCCAAGCTCCTCGATAATCTCTCTTACAACCTCGACCGGAACCGTTCTCCTCAGCACGAGGCCGGCTTTCCGCTCCATCGTCGAGTAGCTGAGCTCGGCCTCAGGATAGCGCTTCTTCAGCTCGCTCCAGAGTATCCACTCCTCGTCCATATCCGTGAGGAAAACGCGCTTCCTCATCGTCCCCTCACCCTTGAGCGAAAGTGCTCCACCGTCTTCGGCTATGACCGGCCCGCTCGTGCCGATGAAAACCGCGGCCGCCTCGGCGAAAGGAACGGAGTTCCCCGTTACGAGCATCACCGGAACACCAAGCCTCTCCGCGAGCCTTATAGCTTTCAAGGCATCGATGCTGAGCGTCCTGTCGCGATAGGTTATCGTGCCGTCTATGTCAAGTGATATCGCCTTTATCATTCTCTCACCCAGAAACGGGAAGGAAGGAGCGATTATAAGGATTTCTACCCATTAATGGTCCTTCATTATCTCCCTCAGGACACTCGTCGCGTAAACCCCCTTCGGCAGGAAGAAGCGGAAGCACATGCCCGTGCCGGGAATGTAGCCGTAGGTTAAGCCAAGGGGCCTTATCAAAAGCTCCCTCCTCCCGCCGGGTTCGGCCATCGGCCTCGGCAGTCTCCTGAAGGCTTCAAGGCCAATCCCTTCCTCCTCGAGGATTTCCCTCTCAAGCTCTCCCGGGAGACCCTTTGCTTTCCTCATGGAGAAGCCGAAGAGCGGGCCTGAAACCATCGCCTGCCCCTTCCGTACCTTCTCATTGACGAAATCCCTGTTGGTCTCGGTGACGCGGTAGGTTCTGTCGCGGTAGGGGATTCCGCCCTTCATTTGGACCACGACGTCCCCGACGAGGGCCTCGTTCAGGGGAAGCTCCTCTATTCTCCTCGACAGGTAGAGGTTGAAGAGGTAGCTCTGGTAGGAGTGAATGAAGATGCGCATTATCGGGAGCGGGAGCGAGAGAAAAGCCTTTTTCCAGCTCCCCGTTTTTTTGTAGGTGT
This Thermococcus cleftensis DNA region includes the following protein-coding sequences:
- a CDS encoding M20 metallopeptidase family protein; the protein is MNPVEEALKIKEQIISWRRDFHMYPELKYEEERTSKIVEEHLREWGYRVKRVGTGIIADIGEGEKTIALRADMDALPIQEENDVPYKSRIPGKMHACGHDAHTAMLLGAAKIIAEHAEEFNGRVRLIFQPAEEGGNGAVKMIEGGALEGVDAIFGFHVWIDLPSGIIGIQEGPFMAGAGIFSARITGRGGHGASPHQTVDPIPISAETILALQTIVSRNVSPIETGVVSVTAVHAGTAFNVIPEEVEMKGTIRFFKPEIGDLIQRRIREIFRGVAMAHGASYELSIEELVPPTINDAEMARFARRVAEKYGIRHGGVEPTMGAEDFAFYLQKVPGAFLTLGIRNEEKGIIHPHHHPRFDVDEDVLYLGTAMEVALALEFLR
- a CDS encoding GNAT family N-acetyltransferase; amino-acid sequence: MRIRLATLEDVRGIVELHTAGENLKGSLYERYTKGGPWTSVETLAVHINNLLLDDQLVAVAELDGKIVGEVEVLFSEEPVLGRQMRIAHVDVIEVHPDYRGRGIGRALVEFVEDVARERGAEMLTVQPDDEAKGFYERLGFNVELFDGTIVWVHAKGMGRTEVLEFSWQNVKNLELVAGRFQSSYSVFFSAFGDNIAGIHYTVEAGKSGDSYYALRNLPGREGVALLLWGRIEDVKPVLGRAKVLGFEGVLTVLQRGTRSFGVEKVGEVKIMGKPLT
- a CDS encoding phosphoglycolate phosphatase; amino-acid sequence: MIKAISLDIDGTITYRDRTLSIDALKAIRLAERLGVPVMLVTGNSVPFAEAAAVFIGTSGPVIAEDGGALSLKGEGTMRKRVFLTDMDEEWILWSELKKRYPEAELSYSTMERKAGLVLRRTVPVEVVREIIEELGLNLIAVDSGFAIHVKKPWINKGTGIEKACEFLGIKPSEVAHVGDGENDLDAFRVVGYRVAIAQAPESVKREADYVTRKPYGDGGAEAIIHILRKFGYLGEGDEDPLGDP